The segment CGTCCTCACCGCCTAGCCTTGGGCAGCCGAAAACCAAGCTGAGATCATTGGATGCCACCACAATTCATCAGCTGTTCCCCTCTggagcccagcagctctgcccagcgCTGGGGGTTATCTATAGCACAGCCTGCATCCTGTCCCCCCCAACAGCCCCCAAAAGGTTATGCTGGTGTGGGACTGCAGCATGGCCTCAGCACAGCATCAAGTTTTCCTAGAAGCTGGGGTCCCAGAGGGGCTAGTCGCTGTTGCCAGCCCCCGCTGCAAAGCCAAGAGCCAGTTTTGTGGGTGCCTTGTTGTACCCCAGcccccaggagcagccagggtgGTGGGTGCCGCGGCAGCCACAAGCCAGCCTGCATTAGTGAGCCATGTGACGTGGGAATGCAGCAAGAAAATCCTTGTGTCCTTAAATAACTCAGACAGTTCTGGTGTACATGTGGGCAGGATCGTCTCCAGGCTTTCGGCAAGGGCTGAGGGAGAGGACTGTGGAGCAATGCTTCTGGAAGAGGTGGGGGGGAttgctgggggcacagccttgAGCTTCCAGGTGGGAGGCTGGAGCAAGCTCACCCCTCCAAGCTCCGATCGGGTTGGGGGGGTCCCAGCAGTCCCAAAACACCCTgcaaagggaggggaggaggatgcAATTGCTGCTTCTGGGGTAGGTGGGGGGATGATCTGCATCCAGTGGCAGAGCAGCAACGGGCCCCAGGAGAAACATCTCTTCTTGTGTTGGCCACTGGCCCAGGGCCACTGGCTGCGGCTTCTGCGGCTGAGCCAGGGCTTTGCACCAGGGCGATTGCAGAGGGATGGACCTGTGCCAGAGCCAGCCAGAGGGGTCTCTGGTGAGTGGAGAACAGGAGAGATGGGGCCATCTCCTTGTGTAACTCATCTGCATGGAGTGTCCTGGAAAGGGTGCCCTCCAGGGATGAGGTTTCCTGGCTGCAGGACAATGTCCATTGCCAGCTCCGTGTAAGCAGCAGGTGCTTGGCTGAATCTCCAGCAGGTTGCAGGGGGAATCAAAGGACCATCTCCCCCACCAATGCCTTTCTGTCCCACGCTCACCCAAGGAGGCCAGAGCACTCCTGCTCACTGGTGTCCATTGCCAGGCACTGTGGAGGGCTGCACAGGTCCATGTGTGCCACGGAAAGGACATCTACAGCCACAAAATGGGAAGGAGAACACGAACTCCCTGTGGGAACATGTGAACGGGGCAAGCGGAGCGATGCGAGCAGGAGCGGGTGGTAACAGCAAAGGCAGATGGGATCTTAATGTTTCCTTCCTAGAGCCAAGATCTAAGAATTCAAAGCGATCACTCCTCCACCGTATGTCcctgtttttcattcttcttgCTCAATTTCACTGGCATTTGGGAAACTGGTTGCTGAAGAAACACCAGTAACCACGGGAGCTGCCCTGCATCCTAGAAAGAGGCTTGGTTTATCCCTAGGGATGAAATCACCCTGCGTTTGAGAGCTGAGCACCTGTGCTGCGAGAGCAGAGCTTTATCTAGGTCAGCATCAGGTCCTCCTCTGcttgcagcaaagctgctgggagGGACATCGCCACCAGTCACACCTCAGCCAGGCACTGACACAAATGCTTGGAGGAAGGTGACACCAGGTAAAGGATGCAAAGCAGGTGACAGGCGGtaggcaggcagccaggcaggcacaAGCCCTTGTCGGCAGTGCTTGCTGCCTCAAGATCTGCCTCCCAggagaggcagctgcctgcagagtggTGTCGCTCCTCCCTGCTTCAGCCTCCCACTGCCACATGTGCCTGTAGTTTTAGGAAGGGACActtccccacagcccacgagTCCCTGGTGAAGCCTACATACGCCTCtggcttctgcagcagccaagagGCAACCAACCCGCACGGCTCCAGCGTGGGGTATGTGgcacccagcagggctgggaattGAGGGCTGGGAGGGCATTGCCTCCCTGGGTTGCTCTGCAGAGGGCTctgtgggaaggaggaggaggaggatgctctCCTGAGTGCCCCCAGCCTGAGCAACAGGAGGTTTGCTCCTCACGGCAGGCTGCTGGTGAGGGGTCTCCAACGTGGCCATAAGTGGGgtcacagcactgcctgcctgccagctctgcctgctggcactgtgctgtgctgctgccacgGCAGTGGAAGAGACTAAAGATCAGGCTCAAAAAGGCAGACTTACAAGGAGGAAGGATGCAAGAAGAGTGCCCGAGGCTATGGCCATAATCTCAAGTGATGAAGAGGCTGTACTCCACCCCATACTGAGGTGGTGGCACATGGAACTGGGGAGCTCCCGGCATCTGTTCATGCTCCGGAGTGCTTAAGGTACTTCTCACGGAAGTTAAAAGCAGCGGAGTATCACCCTGCCCTAGCAAGCAGCAGACTGGGGACGGCAgccaggccagcagctccctgaggATGCCCAGCACACTGGGTTTGCAGTGGGGAAGGACAGAGCCCAGAAATTCCAGCTCAAAGAGACAAGGAGTTTGCTCAGACCAGCAATTTTCCACTTTGTGACTGCATCGTGCAAACCAAACACCAGCATGCACACATTGGTCATGGAGATCACAgatgcccagcaccagcaccagcaccaccgGTGCAACAGCACGTGGAATGGGAGCAGGTTCCTGCATTTGCTACTCAAAAGGCAATTCCAAGCAAGAGtccctgcagcctcagcagtgcATGAACCTGGGCTAACATGGTCTGGACATCAGTACAACCAGCTTGGGGTTAATTTTACAGATAGGGGAATGCACAGAAGGAAACATCTGAGATATGGCATGCATGGCTCCATAAATAAGGCAGTCTCTCCCAAGTATTTCTGGAGATGCCGGGGGAGCTAGCCACCGAAGGAATAAACCTCTGCACTGCACTTTGCACTACAAAGGGAATTCGAGTCCTGACTCTGCAGGTTAACTGGAGCAGAGTTTGCTCCAGGAGCACCCAGCCCCGTCAGACCCACATGGCTGCTTCTTGCCCCCAGTACACCTGGACACAGCCCCGGCTGGGATGCAGAGCCATCGTAAAGTTCTCCCAACTTGCTGGCACACTGTTGAGCTCACGTTTCCCTACCTCAGGTCTGGCCCATTGATCTTATTTCTATTATATGCATCTGGGAACATAAATCcatcttcaggaagaaaaaaaaataccaacagctCATTAAGAAGACAGACAGCATCTACAGTCTGAAAGGAACAGTAAATGGCAGCTGCCAAAAAAGTCAATGTTAAATGcagttgccagctgggatttATTAAAAGGTAGTTATCTAGCAGCAGCAGTGAATGGCAGATCTTGTACTAGGTTAATCTGCCCTTTCTCTCCCACCTCAATGCAGCTTGCTAGCTCTGAGGCACCCAGACCCACTGAGACCCCCATGACTGGCAGCCTGGATGCGCTGGGTTTTGCTCACTACCTGAGTATTTCATTTATTTGGTTCTTCATCTAGGAAAGGCTGAACTGGGGAAAAGAGCTAAAGCATTGCTCAGGGAGGGCAAAGTACCACCTTCCTCTGTGTGACCCTTCCCTCTGTCCATGGGGAGAGGCACTCAGTGCTATCACGGACAGCAACTAAGCCACAGCGGGCTCAGCTACAAGAACAATCAGGGACCAGACTTATGCCAGCCAGCTTgggttttcctttgttcttaCAGAGAGGTTCTGGGCTCTCCTCCACGTGTGAATACCCTATGCTGAAATAGAAGGACAAGACATatggggaaaggggaaaagcgATAGATACCACCTGTATTGGCTCAAGAAGCAAGGTGCATTCAGCAGGGACCGCAGCACCTGTGTCCTACACCCAGCATAGAGGTTGAGCCCCTCCAAAACCAAGCATGAGTTGGCCTCtacagctcctctctgcagaaTTCTTTGCTCGTGTCTCTCACAACCTACCTGGTCCTTCCTCATTGACACAGGAGAAGACTGACTCCCATCTTGGCCCCATGTGCCACGACCCAGCGCCACCTCTCATCCTGTGGGACTTCCCAGCCATACCCACCTCTTTAAGACTGATGTTTGCTGCATAGACCACGTTTGTTCCATCCCTCTTGAAATGCGCGTGAGGCTTGTCCTTGAGGATGAAGACGATGTCAGCAGGGATGTTGTCTGGGGTGGCATCTCCTTCTTTGGGGAATGTGATTTTAGTTCCCTCCTTCCAACCCCGTTTGATGACAATATTTAGGATCTTGTCCTCAGTCCGCATGGTCCGGCCATCAGCGTTGAGCCTTCTGCGTGTGATCTTCATCCTCTTGGTGGAGCCATGGTAGATCTCTTCCAGGGACACCTTGAGCTCGTGGATGACAGGTGGGTCTTGGACCTTCCTCCGCGTGTGCAGGGACTCTTGGTGCCGCCGGTGAACCCCGTTAATGCCGTTGAAGCCAAAACGGCTGAAGGCACTGAAAGGGTCATCATCATCATCGATATCCATGTCTTCCTGGTCAAAGCCATTGAACATCCGAGAGCGGCTGCTAGCAAAGAAGACGTCAAAAGGGTTGGAGCCCCCAAAGAAGGATGCGAAGGTGGCATGGGGGTCTCCATGGTAGGTGTAGTGGAAAGTGTTCCCTGAGCCACCTGAAGAGCCACCTCCAGTTTTGAGACCTGTAACAGAAGGGGGAAGATGAGACATGAATGTTCCCTGCCAGCAGATGCCGTGCTAGGATTGCGTTTCTCAGGTGGGAGTGTGGTCTCTGCTGGCTCCAGGCAGCACTTCCAGCATCTCCTAGGGGTGCAGGTCattccctccctccagcccagtCACCTGTGAAAAGCTTGGGCCAGGAAGGCATCACCTCAAGCCACGACATACAGTTCTGCCCCTACACCCAGCAAGCTAAAGATCCTGTCGGGTTTTGTCCCTGCTATCCCTACTGAAGTGCTTCCTTGGTTCTCTCCACCCAGTTCATGGCCTTTTAATTTAAAACGCTTCCTGACCAGCCCATCTCTATTTTCGCTCGTGGGCAGGCTCCCTTCTGCCAAAATAGCCATCTCTTGGGCTGTACCGACGGCTGTAGTCCAGGAGCATCCTGTCCTGCAGGTGAGAACAGGCTTTGAGCTCAGCGACTGACGGTGGCTTTGGGTGGCAGAGCAGGTGGAATTCAGCAGAACTCCAGGTCAGCACACAGTTCCCTGCATACAGACTGTATGAAATGCCAGGTAAGCTCAAGGTTTGGATCTTTTGGCAACCATTCCCCTGGGAAGCTCCCCTGCCAGGTCCCAGGCTGAGCCTTACATCACTGCAACTCCCCCAAAGTCCCAAGCAGCCAAGGCACATGACAAGTGCCCCCCCAGAGAGGTCACACATGCTCTGCAAGGCTATTTCTGACCAGGAGGGGCAGAAAGGGTTAAGTGCAGCCTAGCTCAAGGGCTATTTTCAGGGCATGTGGTGACAGTGGAGGGCTATTTCTGACACTTtactcctgccagccccacccccaccccgcccaccccacccccagcagcagggcaagtTTGGGGGTCTTTTCTGATTAAGTGAATATtctgggtgggctgggggcagcttgCCCACTGCAGCACGTGGGACCCAGAAGCTCCTCAAAATGCTGATCCCCAAGTCACGTTGCTCCAAAAAATGGCACCAGAAGGGAAACGAAAGGTGTGCGGGGCCATGGACCATGACTGCTCTGAAGTCGATGAAGCAAGGAGAAGGatgctcttccctccctcctcaatTTGCTCGTACTTCAGATGCTTTCATGCTGCCCTGTAAGCAGTATGCGGGTCCCTAGCCGGCGTGCAGCATCAACTCACACAACAGGCTGagctgtttctctctttttactCTAGTTTGTGCAAAGTGGGGAGCTAGGTGGAAATCCACAAGAACTAGCTCTCCTCTTAATGCATAGTAAAACACtttatacactttgaacaattgtttacaattaGGTTTAGTCACACTCAAGGGTTCTTATGAGCCTTGTCTCCACTTAAAGGTACagtgttcttttttcctccctgcatgttctgtgAGGAGCAGGCTTTGGCAGTAAGGGCTTTCTGTGCTCGAGGGTGGATCTTTTAGCTCCTTACTCAGGAAAGTCCACACatagttcaagtaattttctgtgtgGTCTCGTTAACCGTTTGGTTCTCTTACATCTTATCTTGTTATGTCCCAGCTAGACATATTTTGGCATCTATGCCTTCTCCTAGTTGTGACGTCCTCTCTTTTCCACattctttcttggttttcattctcgatatttacatattttattcacatttcAAGTTAAATAACAAACTGGCCTTCTATTAATCACATATCTGCAAGCCAGTTGACTACACTCAGGCGATGGGGACTTTGCCAGATCCCTGGAGAGCCCCCATCACTAACAGGCTGTACAGCCAGGAGGTTTCACCTTTAATCCCATAGCGCCAGCCAAGCGGGTCCGATTTCGGCACTGCCTTGGAGAAAGGCTGGTTTCCCACTTGAGGCAGTCTCTTCTCATTTTACAGGGTGGCAAATCACTGTGGCCGGTGTATCCATCACAGCCCTGACATAACTAGTGGGTCATGAATTAACCCACCCACCGCTGGTTAATGCTGCTGGTGGCTCGTTAGGGGATgcacctgcctgctggcccCGTGAGaggggctgcctctgccaccctgctcctgccagacCTCCTGCTCTTTTAAGCACCCAGGTCCTGGGCTGATTAATGCAGATGCTATTCGGTGCTCTCCTCAAATGGGGTTGCGCTCTTCCATCTTCGACTAATAAGGCTGCCTGCGGTGCAgagctctcctcctcctccgtgCCAACCACCAGACAACAGCAGCCGCTTGGTTTCAAAACAAAGACCTATTACTTAAATTGGGAAAAGCTTTGAATCCTGCAGGTCAGCCTGTACTGGGGAGGACAGTGGGACCAGTGCCCAAATGCAGGGGGAATGTGGGCAAAAGCAGTACTACTCTGCTGGGATGTTTAGGTCAATTAAATTAATTACCCCAGCTACGACCCGGGAGGTGAGCTCCTTCTATTTCCATCATCTCAGCTGGCTTGCTGGGGTTTTGGGGCAGAGGGCACAGAGAGCCCAGCCATCCCAGGAAGCAGCGTGGCAGGTTAGAAAAGTGGAACAGCCTGGGGTAAAGCAGGATGAGAGGTGATTTCTGGCACCTGCGGAGACTTCGCTCTCCCCAATTCTGTGGCCACCAGCCCTGTTTTAGGGGCAGTCATGAACCACAGGGACATCGCTGTGTGAAAATGCTCGCTCGCCTACAAAACCTGATCTGGACCCGGCACCCCTGCCTCTGAGTGGGCAGTGCACATGCCCTTACCTTCCTCCCCATACTGGTCATAAACAGCTCGTTTCTTGGGGTCGCTCAGGATGTCGTAAGCCTCTGCGATCTCCTTGAACTTCTCCTCGGCGTTGGGGTCTTTATTCTTATCAGGGTGATATTTCAGGGCCATTTTCCGATAGGCTTTCTTGATTTCATCCTCGTTGGCACCGGTCTGGATACCCAGAATCTTGTAATAGTCCTTTCCCATGACGGCGATGCTGCCGGGAGCCGAGTACTTAttcctgaaagcagaaagacagcTCTTCGTAAGGTGAATACTGtactggggcagctggggacaggaCCAGCACACACTTATCAcggagctgctgctccctgtgtcccacaggccagcagcaccagagaTGGCTCAAGTCCACACTTCCCACCGGAGGTCAGAGCCCCGGTGCCAGGATGTGGCCTGGCTCCCGTTTTACCCCGCCGAGCCCCACAGCGGGGACGGGGAGATGCATCTCTGAGCCTGACGGCGAGAGCGAAAGCCTGAGCCAGGGCACGGCGTTATTATAGGGGCCACGCCACTGCTAACGTCAGGCCAGGACCGTGTCCCCGTTCCATCCCCCCGGCTGCTGAGCCAGGAGGGCTGAGCTATGTCTAAATGTAGCCACCggcatctctgtgtgtgtgtgtgtccctgtgctCTCCCAGCTGGGAACCTGGGACCCCAGTCGGGGGCCGTGACAGCAGGTTTTTGGAGGCTGAAAGCGGCAGCAGGGAccttgctgctgccttcacctTAAAGGAACTTCAAACGTTTTGTTCCTAAAAGCAATTGGCATTCAGCTGGAGATAAGCGCCTCCGGCTGTCAGAGCCATAATTTGTATTTAGCGAAGAGAGAACGAAGCCGTTAGACAGAAACATCTTGTGATGGTGGgagggcttttttatttttttgttttaaaaaaaaccccaccgcTTTCTAGCCTGACTTGCACTCCCCGAGAGCCTTCAGCTGCAGCGTGCAGTaagccagcagcccagggctcaCGCCCTCCATGGCGCAGGGGCCAAGGCCAGGGCCATGCCTATACTAAGGCATGGAAAACCCGGCAGCTGCAGATCATCCCCCCTCCCGACATGCCGCTGGAGTCACAGAGACCCAGGGAGCTGCACAGGACGGCAGTTCCTCCAGGCAGAGGCTGAGCAAGTCCCACACTTCCAGGaatgcttcccactgcttcccaacCTTTTGTTATCCTACAGCaaagcccccacccccccagcctggcctgcCGTCCCCCGCCTCACACAGTGCAGCTCTGTgcttgctgctctccctgccctcctcctggcattgcCCCAGCAGACCCACTGCTGCCTGGTAAGTGCTCCTGCTCACGTCCTGCTCCCTGCTAGGGTCCATCTTTCACCCCATCCTTGCTCCACACACCCCtaggcagccccagcccatcGTGCAGCTCCAGCAAACAGATTTCTGCACAGGGTGTGAGCCTTGGCCCTTGCCTTCACCATCATACAAGTTACCAGATGTCCTCCCCCACCCTTACTCTATCCATAAGCTCCCAGTGGAGATCCCAGAACCAccacccagccacagcagctcagatgagggtggctgctctgccctgagGTACACGCCCGCGGCACTGCGCTGAGCCCCCCGAATCCACCCCAAGCATCCAAGGCTTGTCTTGGGTCATGCCTGGGGCGATAACCCCTCTATAGCTGTGTAGCTGCTACAGGGGCTTGGAAATTGGCCCCATACTTGGCCACCTCGATCCAGACCACCACCTTCTGCTCTTTTTTGCCCCAGCCATGGAGCAGGTACTCTGCTGTAGGTGGGGAGCAGGGCTAAGGCACCGGGGTACAGGCCTCCAAAGGACACAGCAAGGGGAGACAGAGGCACTTGCGGATGCATGTGGCAGCCTGGGGTGGCACAAAAGAGATGGGAGAAGGTCTCTGGGGGCATAAAGAGCATCCGACAGCATTTCCCACGGCAGCTCCTGGATGCCAGCATTGTTTCCgtgccagctccagcacccGCACGCTGAGCCactggcagcacccagcccacgCAAGGCGCTGGGGGATGCTCTGACCCCTGCCCACTTCTGCCTCCCCATCTGCCCTCCCTGTGGGGCTCGAGAGCTGCAGGAGACCCTGGGGTGAGCAACAGGTGTGGGGGAGTGAGAGGTAACCTGCCAACTGCCCCTGCTGTCACCCCAacacctcccctccccacagcagcctctgATGCTGGGCAGGGGCTCCCTGTGACCAGCATCAGGACCTGGACCAGGATTTGGCCCCTGTCTGGAAAATGTCaaccctcctgcagcgagggcaAGCCAGGCAGCACTCAAGACAACCCCACCACACCCAGGCTCGAAAGATGTGGAGGTGGTAAACCTTCAGTCATCACCCCCTAAAGACCCCAGCCCCCGGCTCCAACCCTGCACAGCCCAATCTGACAGCACCACTGGACCCCCCTGCCAAGCTGAAACCCCACAGTGCTTCCCACAAAAACACATCCTGTACCCAGCAAAACACTGTTGCCCCCCACAAGATATCTGGCCGTGCCCACCGAGGGGTCTTTGGCTGGGGTGAGGATGCCCACTGGGGATGCTCTCCCGGCAGGGGATCCCTTTGCCCAGCTGAGCTCAAGGAGGGGGGAAGAGCTGCACCGAAACGCATCCCTGCACCGCAGTTTACCGTGCAGGTGAGGACCAGCTGCTGGCGGGTGACCTGGTGGGTTAAGGCACGCTCCGGAGGCGACACTCACATGTGCGATGATGGTAAAACACGACTCTGTCCCCGCAAagcctcccttcttccctcccacctcccgGGGATCAGCTGTGCCTTGCCACCGCTCTCCCCCTTCTGCTCAGTCatcctctcctgccttcctaTTTAACCCCCTCGGGAGTCgatgggggggggaaggcacCGCAGGTTGGGTTTCAGGCAGGCAAAGCCATTCCTGTATCACCCTCCCAAATCAGATGCCTTTGGACAAGCCACGGCCACCTGGCCTTGGAGAAAACCACAAGCATCCCGTGGCACTGCCAAGCCAGCCCAGCCTCCATCCTGTTCTCGCAAccacatcaaaaaaaaaaataaaa is part of the Falco biarmicus isolate bFalBia1 chromosome Z, bFalBia1.pri, whole genome shotgun sequence genome and harbors:
- the DNAJB5 gene encoding dnaJ homolog subfamily B member 5, producing MGKDYYKILGIQTGANEDEIKKAYRKMALKYHPDKNKDPNAEEKFKEIAEAYDILSDPKKRAVYDQYGEEGLKTGGGSSGGSGNTFHYTYHGDPHATFASFFGGSNPFDVFFASSRSRMFNGFDQEDMDIDDDDDPFSAFSRFGFNGINGVHRRHQESLHTRRKVQDPPVIHELKVSLEEIYHGSTKRMKITRRRLNADGRTMRTEDKILNIVIKRGWKEGTKITFPKEGDATPDNIPADIVFILKDKPHAHFKRDGTNVVYAANISLKEALCGCTVNIPTIDGRVIPLPCNDIIKPGTVKRLRGEGLPFPKAPSQRGDLIVEFKIRFPDRIAPQTRQILKQHLPCS